One Capricornis sumatraensis isolate serow.1 chromosome 8, serow.2, whole genome shotgun sequence genomic region harbors:
- the HES7 gene encoding transcription factor HES-7 isoform X1 gives MVTRDRAENRDGPKMLKPLVEKRRRDRINRSLEELRLLLLERTRDQNLRNPKLEKAEILEFAVGYLRERSRVERPAAAPSGVPRSPAQDAEALASCYLSGFRECLLRLAAFAQDASPAARAQLFSALHGYLRPKPPRPEPGEPRPPAPRLPLDPAAPAPGPALHQRPPVHKGPPSPRCARSPSPCSPRAGDSGAPPPLTGLLPPPPPPHRQDGAPKAPPPPPPAFWRPWP, from the exons ATGGTCACCCGGGATCGAGCCGAGAATAGGGACGGCCCCAAG ATGCTGAAGCCGCTCGTGGAGAAGCGGCGCCGGGACCGCATCAACCGCAGCCTGGAAGaactgaggctgctgctgctggagcgGACCCGGGACCAG AATCTCCGGAACCCGAAGCTGGAGAAAGCAGAGATACTGGAGTTCGCCGTGGGCTACTTGAGGGAGCGAAGCCGGGTGGAGCGCCCGG CGGCCGCACCTTCAGGGGTTCCCCGATCCCCAGCCCAGGACGCCGAGGCGCTCGCCAGCTGCTACTTGTCGGGATTCCGCGAGTGCCTGCTACGCTTGGCGGCCTTTGCGCAAGACGCCAGCCCGGCCGCGCGCGCCCAGCTCTTCTCCGCGCTGCACGGTTACCTGCGCCCCAAGCCTCCCCGGCCGGAACCGGGAGAACCCAGGCCCCCCGCGCCGCGCCTACCGCTGGACCCCGCCGCCCCAGCGCCCGGCCCCGCGCTCCACCAGCGCCCCCCAGTTCACAAGGGCCCCCCCAGCCCGCGCTGCGCGCGGTCCCCGTCCCCCTGCTCCCCTCGAGCCGGTGATTCCGGCGCGCCGCCCCCCCTCACCGgactgctgccgccgccgccgccgcctcacaGACAAGACGGGGCGCCCAaggccccgccgcccccgccgcccgctTTCTGGAGACCTTGGCCCTGA
- the ALOXE3 gene encoding hydroperoxide isomerase ALOXE3 isoform X1 has protein sequence MALYRVRVTTGPYLMAGTLDNIFVTLVGTCGESPKQRLDRMGRDFASGSVQKYKVRCSEELGELLLLRLHKERYAFFPQDSWYCSCICVTAPDGTLSHFPCYQWMEGYCAIELRPGTARTICQDSLPLLLDHRKRELQARQECYRWKVYAPGFPRIIDVSSFEEMESDKKFALTKTAPCADPGDSGNRYLPGFPMKIDIPSLLHMEPNIRYSATKTTSLLFNAIPASLGMKLRGLLDRKGSWKKLDDIRNIMHCHKTLTSEYVREHWCEDQFFGYQYLNGVNPVMLHCLSSLPSKLPITNDMVAPSLGPGTCLQTELERGNIFLADYWILAEVPVHCINGRPQYVAAPLCLLWLNPRGALVPLAIQLCQTPGPNSPIFLPTDTYWDWLLAKTWVRNSEFLVHENNTHFLCTHLLCEAFAMATLRQLPLCHPIYKLLLPHTRYTLQVNTIARATLLNPEGLVDKVTSIGRQGLLYLMSTGLAHFTYTNFCLPDSLRARGVLDIPNYHYRDDGLKIWAAIESFVSEIVGYYYTSDASVQQDSELQAWVGEIFAQAFLGRESSGFPRQLCTQGELVKFLTAIIFNCSAQHAAVNSGQHDFGAWMPNAPSSMRQPPPQTKGTTTLKSYLDTLPEVNTTCNNILLFWLVSQEPKDQRPLGTYPDEHFTEEAPRRSIAVFQNRLAQISRDIQERNRGLALPYAYLDPPLIENSVSI, from the exons ATGGCCCTGTACCGTGTGCGTGTGACCACCGGTCCCTACCTGATGGCTGGCACACTGGACAACATTTTTGTCACACTGGTGGGCACATGTGGTGAAAGCCCCAAGCAGCGACTGGATCGCATGGGCAGGGACTTTGCCTCTGGATCG GTGCAGAAGTACAAGGTGCGCTGCTCAGAGGAGCTGGGTGAGCTCTTGCTGCTGCGGCTCCACAAGGAGCGCTATGCGTTCTTCCCCCAAGACTCCTGGTACTGCAGCTGCATCTGCGTCACTGCCCCCGATGGCACCCTTTCCCACTTCCCCTGCTACCAGTGGATGGAGGGCTACTGCGCCATCGAGCTTCGACCAGGAACAG CAAGAACTATTTGTCAGgactcccttcccctccttctgGATCACAGGAAACGGGAACTCCAGGCCCGACAGGAATGCTACCG CTGGAAAGTCTACGCCCCTGGCTTCCCCCGCATTATAGATGTCAGCAGCTTTGAGGAGATGGAGTCAGATAAGAAATTTGCCTTGACCAAGACAGCGCCTTGTGCAGACCCAGGTGACAG TGGGAATCGGTACCTGCCTGGCTTCCCCATGAAAATTGACATCCCTTCCTTGCTGCACATGGAGCCCAATATTCGCTACTCCGCCACCAAGACGACCTCGCTGCTCTTCAACGCCATCCCCGC GTCCTTGGGCATGAAGCTTCGAGGGTTGCTGGACCGCAAGGGTTCCTGGAAGAAGCTGGATGACATCCGGAATATCATGCATTGCCACAAGACCCTCACTTCAG AGTACGTCAGAGAGCACTGGTGTGAAGATCAGTTCTTCGGGTACCAGTACCTGAACGGTGTCAACCCTGTCATGCTCCATTGTCTCTCCAGCTTGCCCAGCAAGCTGCCTATCACCAATGACATGGTGGCTCCCTCGCTGGGACCAGGCACCTGCCTGCAGACAGAGTTAGAG AGGGGCAACATCTTCCTAGCGGACTATTGGATCCTGGCGGAGGTCCCGGTCCACTGCATAAACGGCCGCCCCCAGTACGTGGCCGCCCCGCTCTGCCTGTTGTGGCTCAACCCCCGGGGGGCGCTGGTGCCCTTGGCCATCCAG CTCTGCCAGACCCCTGGGCCCAACAGCCCCATCTTCCTGCCCACTGACACCTACTGGGACTGGCTGCTGGCGAAGACGTGGGTGCGCAACTCTGAGTTCCTGGTGCACGAGAACAACACGCACTTTTTGTGCACACATTTGCTGTGCGAGGCCTTCGCCATGGCCACGCTGCGTCAGCTGCCGCTCTGCCATCCTATCTACAAG CTTCTGCTTCCCCACACTCGCTACACGTTGCAGGTGAACACCATCGCCCGTGCTACGCTGCTCAACCCTGAGGGCCTTGTGGACAAG GTCACGTCCATCGGGAGGCAGGGCCTCCTCTACCTCATGAGCACCGGACTGGCCCATTTCACCTACACTAATTTCTGCCTTCCGGACAGCCTGCGGGCCCGCGGTGTCCTGGATATCCCCAACTACCATTACCGAGATGACGGCTTGAAGATCTGGGCGGCCATTGAGAG CTTCGTCTCAGAAATCGTGGGCTACTATTATACCAGTGACGCGTCTGTGCAGCAGGATTCAGAGCTGCAGGCCTGGGTCGGAGAGATTTTTGCTCAGGCATTTCTGGGCCGGGAAAGCTCAG GCTTCCCACGCCAGCTGTGCACCCAGGGAGAGCTGGTGAAATTCCTCACTGCAATCATCTTCAACTGCTCTGCCCAACATGCCGCTGTCAACAGTGGGCAG CATGACTTTGGGGCCTGGATGCCCAATGCCCCGTCATCCATGAGGCAGCCCCCACCACAGACCAAGGGGACCACCACCCTGAAGAGTTACCTGGACACCCTCCCGGAAGTGAATACCACTTGTAATAATATTCTCCTCTTTTGGTTGGTCAGCCAAGAGCCCAAGGATCAg AGGCCCCTGGGCACCTACCCGGACGAGCACTTTACAGAGGAGGCCCCGCGCCGGAGCATCGCTGTCTTCCAGAACCGCCTGGCTCAGATCTCGCGAGACATCCAGGAGCGGAACCGGGGCCTGGCGCTGCCCTACGCCTACCTAGACCCTCCCCTCATTGAGAATAGCGTTTCGATTTAG
- the ALOXE3 gene encoding hydroperoxide isomerase ALOXE3 isoform X2, whose translation MALYRVRVTTGPYLMAGTLDNIFVTLVGTCGESPKQRLDRMGRDFASGSVQKYKVRCSEELGELLLLRLHKERYAFFPQDSWYCSCICVTAPDGTLSHFPCYQWMEGYCAIELRPGTARTICQDSLPLLLDHRKRELQARQECYRWKVYAPGFPRIIDVSSFEEMESDKKFALTKTAPCADPGDSSGNRYLPGFPMKIDIPSLLHMEPNIRYSATKTTSLLFNAIPASLGMKLRGLLDRKGSWKKLDDIRNIMHCHKTLTSEYVREHWCEDQFFGYQYLNGVNPVMLHCLSSLPSKLPITNDMVAPSLGPGTCLQTELERGNIFLADYWILAEVPVHCINGRPQYVAAPLCLLWLNPRGALVPLAIQLCQTPGPNSPIFLPTDTYWDWLLAKTWVRNSEFLVHENNTHFLCTHLLCEAFAMATLRQLPLCHPIYKLLLPHTRYTLQVNTIARATLLNPEGLVDKVTSIGRQGLLYLMSTGLAHFTYTNFCLPDSLRARGVLDIPNYHYRDDGLKIWAAIESFVSEIVGYYYTSDASVQQDSELQAWVGEIFAQAFLGRESSGFPRQLCTQGELVKFLTAIIFNCSAQHAAVNSGQHDFGAWMPNAPSSMRQPPPQTKGTTTLKSYLDTLPEVNTTCNNILLFWLVSQEPKDQRPLGTYPDEHFTEEAPRRSIAVFQNRLAQISRDIQERNRGLALPYAYLDPPLIENSVSI comes from the exons ATGGCCCTGTACCGTGTGCGTGTGACCACCGGTCCCTACCTGATGGCTGGCACACTGGACAACATTTTTGTCACACTGGTGGGCACATGTGGTGAAAGCCCCAAGCAGCGACTGGATCGCATGGGCAGGGACTTTGCCTCTGGATCG GTGCAGAAGTACAAGGTGCGCTGCTCAGAGGAGCTGGGTGAGCTCTTGCTGCTGCGGCTCCACAAGGAGCGCTATGCGTTCTTCCCCCAAGACTCCTGGTACTGCAGCTGCATCTGCGTCACTGCCCCCGATGGCACCCTTTCCCACTTCCCCTGCTACCAGTGGATGGAGGGCTACTGCGCCATCGAGCTTCGACCAGGAACAG CAAGAACTATTTGTCAGgactcccttcccctccttctgGATCACAGGAAACGGGAACTCCAGGCCCGACAGGAATGCTACCG CTGGAAAGTCTACGCCCCTGGCTTCCCCCGCATTATAGATGTCAGCAGCTTTGAGGAGATGGAGTCAGATAAGAAATTTGCCTTGACCAAGACAGCGCCTTGTGCAGACCCAGGTGACAG CAGTGGGAATCGGTACCTGCCTGGCTTCCCCATGAAAATTGACATCCCTTCCTTGCTGCACATGGAGCCCAATATTCGCTACTCCGCCACCAAGACGACCTCGCTGCTCTTCAACGCCATCCCCGC GTCCTTGGGCATGAAGCTTCGAGGGTTGCTGGACCGCAAGGGTTCCTGGAAGAAGCTGGATGACATCCGGAATATCATGCATTGCCACAAGACCCTCACTTCAG AGTACGTCAGAGAGCACTGGTGTGAAGATCAGTTCTTCGGGTACCAGTACCTGAACGGTGTCAACCCTGTCATGCTCCATTGTCTCTCCAGCTTGCCCAGCAAGCTGCCTATCACCAATGACATGGTGGCTCCCTCGCTGGGACCAGGCACCTGCCTGCAGACAGAGTTAGAG AGGGGCAACATCTTCCTAGCGGACTATTGGATCCTGGCGGAGGTCCCGGTCCACTGCATAAACGGCCGCCCCCAGTACGTGGCCGCCCCGCTCTGCCTGTTGTGGCTCAACCCCCGGGGGGCGCTGGTGCCCTTGGCCATCCAG CTCTGCCAGACCCCTGGGCCCAACAGCCCCATCTTCCTGCCCACTGACACCTACTGGGACTGGCTGCTGGCGAAGACGTGGGTGCGCAACTCTGAGTTCCTGGTGCACGAGAACAACACGCACTTTTTGTGCACACATTTGCTGTGCGAGGCCTTCGCCATGGCCACGCTGCGTCAGCTGCCGCTCTGCCATCCTATCTACAAG CTTCTGCTTCCCCACACTCGCTACACGTTGCAGGTGAACACCATCGCCCGTGCTACGCTGCTCAACCCTGAGGGCCTTGTGGACAAG GTCACGTCCATCGGGAGGCAGGGCCTCCTCTACCTCATGAGCACCGGACTGGCCCATTTCACCTACACTAATTTCTGCCTTCCGGACAGCCTGCGGGCCCGCGGTGTCCTGGATATCCCCAACTACCATTACCGAGATGACGGCTTGAAGATCTGGGCGGCCATTGAGAG CTTCGTCTCAGAAATCGTGGGCTACTATTATACCAGTGACGCGTCTGTGCAGCAGGATTCAGAGCTGCAGGCCTGGGTCGGAGAGATTTTTGCTCAGGCATTTCTGGGCCGGGAAAGCTCAG GCTTCCCACGCCAGCTGTGCACCCAGGGAGAGCTGGTGAAATTCCTCACTGCAATCATCTTCAACTGCTCTGCCCAACATGCCGCTGTCAACAGTGGGCAG CATGACTTTGGGGCCTGGATGCCCAATGCCCCGTCATCCATGAGGCAGCCCCCACCACAGACCAAGGGGACCACCACCCTGAAGAGTTACCTGGACACCCTCCCGGAAGTGAATACCACTTGTAATAATATTCTCCTCTTTTGGTTGGTCAGCCAAGAGCCCAAGGATCAg AGGCCCCTGGGCACCTACCCGGACGAGCACTTTACAGAGGAGGCCCCGCGCCGGAGCATCGCTGTCTTCCAGAACCGCCTGGCTCAGATCTCGCGAGACATCCAGGAGCGGAACCGGGGCCTGGCGCTGCCCTACGCCTACCTAGACCCTCCCCTCATTGAGAATAGCGTTTCGATTTAG
- the HES7 gene encoding transcription factor HES-7 isoform X2: MVTRDRAENRDGPKMLKPLVEKRRRDRINRSLEELRLLLLERTRDQNLRNPKLEKAEILEFAVGYLRERSRVERPGVPRSPAQDAEALASCYLSGFRECLLRLAAFAQDASPAARAQLFSALHGYLRPKPPRPEPGEPRPPAPRLPLDPAAPAPGPALHQRPPVHKGPPSPRCARSPSPCSPRAGDSGAPPPLTGLLPPPPPPHRQDGAPKAPPPPPPAFWRPWP; the protein is encoded by the exons ATGGTCACCCGGGATCGAGCCGAGAATAGGGACGGCCCCAAG ATGCTGAAGCCGCTCGTGGAGAAGCGGCGCCGGGACCGCATCAACCGCAGCCTGGAAGaactgaggctgctgctgctggagcgGACCCGGGACCAG AATCTCCGGAACCCGAAGCTGGAGAAAGCAGAGATACTGGAGTTCGCCGTGGGCTACTTGAGGGAGCGAAGCCGGGTGGAGCGCCCGG GGGTTCCCCGATCCCCAGCCCAGGACGCCGAGGCGCTCGCCAGCTGCTACTTGTCGGGATTCCGCGAGTGCCTGCTACGCTTGGCGGCCTTTGCGCAAGACGCCAGCCCGGCCGCGCGCGCCCAGCTCTTCTCCGCGCTGCACGGTTACCTGCGCCCCAAGCCTCCCCGGCCGGAACCGGGAGAACCCAGGCCCCCCGCGCCGCGCCTACCGCTGGACCCCGCCGCCCCAGCGCCCGGCCCCGCGCTCCACCAGCGCCCCCCAGTTCACAAGGGCCCCCCCAGCCCGCGCTGCGCGCGGTCCCCGTCCCCCTGCTCCCCTCGAGCCGGTGATTCCGGCGCGCCGCCCCCCCTCACCGgactgctgccgccgccgccgccgcctcacaGACAAGACGGGGCGCCCAaggccccgccgcccccgccgcccgctTTCTGGAGACCTTGGCCCTGA